In a single window of the Cuculus canorus isolate bCucCan1 chromosome 25, bCucCan1.pri, whole genome shotgun sequence genome:
- the LOC128854573 gene encoding feather keratin Cos1-1/Cos1-3/Cos2-1-like, with amino-acid sequence MSCSDQCCPCGPCQPCGPCPLASSCNECCCRRCQDSVVVIEPSPVVVTLPGPILSSFPQNTAVGNSTSAAIGNILSSNGVSINTGCCDLSCITSCYCGNRCRPC; translated from the coding sequence ATGTCCTGCTCTGACCAGTGCTGTCCCTGTggcccctgccagccctgcggcccgtgcccgctggccagcagctgcaatgagtgCTGCTGCAGGCGGTGCCAGGACTCCGTTGTGGTCATCGAGCCCTCTcccgtggtggtgaccctgcccggacccatcctcagctccttccctcagaacaCCGCTGTGGGAAACTCCACCTCCGCTGCTATTGGCAACATCCTCAGCTCCAACGGAGTGTCCATCAACACTGGCTGCTGTGACCTGTCCTGCATCACCAGCTGCTACTGTGGCAACAGATGTCGGCCCTGCTAA
- the LOC128854575 gene encoding feather keratin Cos1-1/Cos1-3/Cos2-1-like, with product MSCSDKCCPCGPCQPCGPCPLASSCNECCCRQCQDSVVVIEPSPVVVTLPGPILSSFPQNTAVGNSTSAAVGNILSCNGVPINTGCCDLSCIISCCGNRCRPC from the coding sequence ATGTCCTGCTCCGATAAGTGCTGTCCCTGTggcccctgccagccctgcggcccgtgcccgctggccagcagctgcaatgagtgctgttgcaggcagtgccaggactccgTTGTGGTCATCGAGCCCTCTcccgtggtggtgaccctgcctggacccatcctcagctccttccctcagaacaCCGCTGTGGGAAACTCCACCTCCGCTGCTGTTGGCAACATCCTCAGCTGTAACGGAGTGCCCATCAACACTGGCTGCTGTGACCTGTCCTGCATCATCAGCTGCTGTGGCAACAGATGCCGACCCTGCTAA
- the LOC128854571 gene encoding feather keratin Cos1-1/Cos1-3/Cos2-1-like, translating to MSCSDKCCPCGPCQPCGPCPLASSCNECCCRQCQDSVVVIEPSPVVVTLPGPILSSFPQNTAVGNSTSAAVGNILSCNGVPINTGCCDLSCITSCCGNRCRPC from the coding sequence ATGTCCTGCTCCGATAAGTGCTGTCCCTGTggcccctgccagccctgcggcccgtgcccgctggccagcagctgcaatgagtgctgttgcaggcagtgccaggactccgTTGTGGTCATCGAGCCCTCTcccgtggtggtgaccctgcccggacccatcctcagctccttccctcagaacaCCGCTGTGGGAAACTCCACCTCCGCTGCTGTTGGCAACATCCTCAGTTGTAACGGAGTGCCCATCAACACTGGCTGCTGTGACCTCTCCTGCATCACCAGCTGCTGTGGCAACAGATGCCGACCTTGCTAA
- the LOC128854545 gene encoding feather keratin Cos1-1/Cos1-3/Cos2-1-like, whose amino-acid sequence MSCSDQCCPCGPCQPCGPCPLASSCNECCCRRCQDSVVVIEPSPVVVTLPGPILSSFPQNTAVGNSTSAAVGNILSCNGVPINTGCCDLSCITSCCGNRCRPC is encoded by the coding sequence ATGTCCTGCTCTGACCAGTGCTGTCCCTGTggcccctgccagccctgcggcccgtgcccgctggccagcagctgcaatgagtgCTGTTGCAGGCGGTGCCAGGATTCCGTTGTGGTCATCGAGCCCTCTcccgtggtggtgaccctgcccggacccatcctcagctccttccctcagaacaCCGCCGTGGGAAACTCCACCTCCGCTGCTGTTGGCAACATCCTCAGCTGTAACGGAGTGCCCATCAACACTGGCTGCTGTGACCTGTCCTGCATCACCAGCTGCTGTGGCAACAGATGTCGGCCCTGCTAA
- the LOC104065651 gene encoding feather keratin Cos1-2 produces the protein MSCCNPCQPCQPCGPCPLASSCNECCVRQCQSSTIAIQPPAVVVTLPGPILSSFPQNTAVGSSTSAAVGSILSSNGVPISSGGLDLSCITSGYCGTRCRPC, from the coding sequence ATGTCCTGCTGCAAcccgtgccagccctgccagccctgcggcccgtgcccgctggccagcagctgcaatgagtgCTGTGTCCGGCAGTGCCAGAGCTCCACCATCGCCATCCAGCCGCCCGcggtggtggtgaccctgcccggacccatcctcagctccttccctcagaacaCCGCCGTGGGCTcctccacctctgctgctgttggcagcatcctcagctctaACGGAGTGCCCATCTCCTCCGGGGGCCTTGACCTCTCCTGCATCACCAGCGGCTACTGTGGCACCAGATGTCGGCCCTGCTAA
- the LOC128854474 gene encoding feather keratin Cos1-2-like — MSLAGIFSDHHEHLRKLPLLWKLRLGLGQVRATIKARAAPRSLIYFSRLLLLGNQVLLQPQAMSCCNPCQPCQPCGPCPLASSCNECCVRQCQSSTIAIQPSAVVVTLPGPILSSFPQNTAVGSSTSAAVGSILSSNGVPISSGGLDLSCITSGYCGTRCRPC, encoded by the exons ATGTCATTAGCTGGGATATTTTCCGACCACCATGAGCACCTTAGAAAATTGCCACTTCTTTGGAAGCTGCGTCTGGGCCTGGGGCAGGTCAGGGCCACCATAAAAGCCAGAGCAGCTCCTCGCTCTCTCATCTACTTCTCTCGCCTCCTTCTCCTTGGGAACCAG gttctcctccagccccaagccatgtcctgctgcaacccgtgccagccctgccagccctgcggcccgtgcccgctggccagcagctgcaatgagtgTTGTGTCCGACAGTGCCAGAGCTCCACCATCGCCATCCAGCCCTCCGcggtggtggtgaccctgcccggacccatcctcagctccttccctcagaacaCCGCCGTGGGCTCCTCCACCtccgctgctgttggcagcatcctcagctctaACGGAGTGCCCATCTCCTCCGGGGGCCTTGACCTCTCCTGCATCACCAGCGGCTACTGTGGCACCAGATGTCGGCCCTGCTAA
- the LOC128854547 gene encoding feather keratin Cos1-1/Cos1-3/Cos2-1 has protein sequence MSCCNPCQPCQPCGPCPLASSCNECCVRQCQDSVVVIEPSPVVVTLPGPILSSFPQNTAVGSSTSAAVGSILSSNGVPISSGGLDLSCITSGYCGTRCRPC, from the coding sequence atgtcctgctgcaacccgtgccagccctgccagccctgcggcccgtgcccgctggccagcagctgcaatgagtgCTGCGTCCGACAGTGCCAGGACTCTGTTGTGGTCATCGAGCCCTCTcccgtggtggtgaccctgcccggacccatcctcagctccttccctcagaacaCCGCCGTGGGCTCCTCCACCtccgctgctgttggcagcatcctcagctctaACGGAGTGCCTATCTCCTCCGGGGGCCTTGACCTCTCCTGCATCACCAGCGGCTACTGTGGCACCAGATGTCGGCCCTGCTAA
- the LOC128854558 gene encoding feather keratin Cos1-2-like, producing MSLAGIFSDHHEHLRKLPLPWKLRLGLGQVRATIKARAAPRSLIHFSRLLLLGNQVLLQPQAMSCCNPCQPCQPCGPCPLASSCNECCVRQCQSSTIAIQPSAVVVTLPGPILSSFPQNTAVGSSTSAAVGSILSSNGVPISSGGLDLSCITSGYCGTRCRPC from the exons ATGTCATTAGCTGGGATATTTTCCGACCACCATGAGCACCTTAGAAAATTGCCACTTCCGTGGAAGCTGCGTCTGGGCCTGGGGCAGGTCAGGGCCACCATAAAAGCCAGAGCAGCTCCTCGCTCTCTCATTCACTTCTCTCGCCTCCTTCTCCTTGGGAACCAG gttctcctccagccccaagccatgtcctgctgcaacccgtgccagccctgccagccctgcggcccgtgcccgctggccagcagctgcaacGAGTGCTGTGTCCGACAGTGCCAGAGCTCCACCATCGCCATCCAGCCCTCCGCagtggtggtgaccctgcccggacccatcctcagctccttccctcagaacaCCGCCGTGGGCTcctccacctctgctgctgttggcagcatcctcagctctaACGGAGTGCCCATCTCCTCCGGGGGCCTTGACCTCTCCTGCATCACCAGCGGCTACTGTGGCACCAGATGTCGGCCCTGCTaa
- the LOC128854552 gene encoding feather keratin Cos1-1/Cos1-3/Cos2-1: MSCCNPCQPCQPCGPCPLASSCNECCVRQCQDSVVVIEPSPVVVTLPGPILSSFPQNTAVGSSTSAAVGSILSSNGVPISSGGLDLSCITSGYCGTRCRPC, translated from the coding sequence atgtcctgctgcaacccatgccagccctgccagccctgtggcccgtgcccgctggccagcagctgcaatgagtgCTGTGTCCGACAGTGCCAGGACTCCGTTGTGGTCATCGAGCCCTCTCCTGTTGTGGTGACCCTGCCtggacccatcctcagctccttccctcagaacaCCGCCGTGGGCTCCTCCACCtccgctgctgttggcagcatcctcagctctaACGGAGTGCCCATCTCCTCCGGGGGCCTTGACCTCTCCTGCATCACCAGCGGCTACTGTGGCACCAGATGTCGGCCCTGCTAA
- the LOC128854563 gene encoding feather keratin Cos1-2-like → MSCCNPCQPCGPCPLASSCNECCVRQCQSSTIAIQPSAVVVTLPGPILSSFPQNTAVGSSTSAAVGSILSSNGVPISSGGLDLSCITSGYCGTRCRPC, encoded by the coding sequence atgtcctgctgcaacccgtgccagccctgcggcccgtgcccgctggccagcagctgcaatgagtgCTGTGTCCGACAGTGCCAGAGCTCCACCATCGCCATCCAGCCCTCCGCagtggtggtgaccctgcccggacccatcctcagctccttccctcagaacaCCGCCGTGGGCTCCTCCACCTCCGCTGCTGtgggcagcatcctcagctctaACGGAGTGCCCATCTCCTCCGGGGGCCTTGACCTCTCCTGCATCACCAGCGGCTACTGTGGCACCAGATGTCGGCCCTGCTAA